In one window of Haloarcula halophila DNA:
- a CDS encoding type B DNA-directed DNA polymerase has product MPFSIDFLDDGRVLEWEATADGAVATERDDYTPRFYVAGRDPDADLDLTTLESVYDQHPDVVATEMVTRRPGFRRDEEAVLTVDVAHIDRITPPARQARQLSAYPVGDLACFNVDFSREFRYCLETGADPTPASELSTLRLSVPVTETSNDVYEELSVGGDTVTGSPTDILTAVQGALEAHDPDVLVCSTSEIVPTLYEMATAAGVDDFSLSRWPDIDYQQLASRSTYSSYGRVGHSPARYNVPGRAIIDESNTFFYGETNLDGVLDLVSRSNKPVQELVWASIGNVLTAIQICEAHDRDVLVPWNSWRHEFYKPMGTLHDADRGGFIFAPEVGFHENVHELDFSSLYPNIICTRNVSPDVIRCDCHSDRDDVPGLGYSICDDRGYLVDVLQPIIDARDEIKAAIRHEKERDDPDKDRLAELEGRSGALKWILVACFGYQGFSNAKFGRIECHETINAFAREILLTSKQRLEAGGWRVVHGIVDSIWVTPDPDIDNDDREDLGTLATEITERVEIRLEHEAHYDWVAFVPQRESDAGALTKYFGKVAGDDDFKIRGIEARQRSTPPFIENVQRDCLERLDATRSPDAVLDCLQDAIKCLHAGTVPVEQLVERNRVSKPLEGYTQNTQNVAALKRARDQDLAIYPGQDIEYVVVDDEKSSRGRVALAHEEIESYDASYYETQLVRAVESVLAPLGWDRTEVRREIAETRETDLTAFTEIGRS; this is encoded by the coding sequence ATGCCGTTCAGTATCGACTTTCTGGACGACGGCCGCGTCCTAGAGTGGGAGGCAACCGCCGACGGCGCCGTCGCGACCGAGCGCGATGACTACACCCCACGCTTCTACGTGGCCGGTCGCGACCCTGATGCCGACCTCGACCTCACGACACTCGAGTCGGTGTACGACCAGCACCCGGACGTCGTCGCGACCGAGATGGTTACGCGACGGCCGGGCTTTCGACGAGACGAGGAGGCCGTTCTCACGGTCGACGTCGCCCACATCGACCGCATCACTCCACCCGCCCGGCAAGCGCGCCAGTTGTCGGCCTATCCAGTCGGGGATCTCGCCTGCTTCAACGTCGACTTCTCGCGAGAGTTCCGATACTGTCTGGAGACCGGCGCCGATCCGACGCCGGCGAGCGAACTGTCGACGCTCCGGCTCAGTGTTCCGGTGACCGAAACGAGCAACGACGTCTACGAGGAACTGTCCGTCGGCGGCGACACCGTCACCGGCTCGCCGACGGATATCCTGACCGCCGTCCAAGGGGCACTCGAAGCGCACGATCCGGACGTCCTGGTCTGCTCAACCAGCGAGATCGTCCCGACCCTGTACGAGATGGCGACGGCTGCCGGCGTCGACGACTTCTCGCTGAGTCGGTGGCCGGACATCGACTACCAGCAGCTCGCGAGCCGGTCGACGTACTCGAGCTACGGCCGCGTCGGCCACTCGCCGGCGCGGTACAACGTCCCCGGGCGGGCAATCATCGACGAGTCGAACACGTTCTTCTACGGGGAGACCAACCTCGACGGCGTCCTCGACCTCGTGTCGCGCTCGAACAAGCCCGTTCAGGAGCTCGTGTGGGCGTCGATCGGGAACGTGCTCACGGCGATCCAGATCTGCGAGGCCCACGACCGCGACGTCCTCGTGCCATGGAACTCCTGGCGTCACGAGTTCTACAAGCCGATGGGGACGCTCCACGACGCCGACCGTGGCGGCTTCATTTTCGCGCCCGAGGTCGGGTTTCACGAGAACGTCCATGAACTCGACTTCTCCTCGTTGTACCCGAACATCATCTGTACCCGGAACGTATCGCCGGACGTCATCCGGTGTGACTGCCACAGCGACCGCGACGACGTCCCCGGCCTCGGGTACTCGATCTGCGACGACCGGGGCTACCTCGTCGACGTCCTCCAGCCGATCATCGACGCCCGCGACGAGATCAAGGCGGCCATCCGTCACGAGAAGGAACGGGACGACCCCGACAAGGACCGACTGGCAGAACTAGAGGGGCGGTCGGGAGCGCTGAAGTGGATCCTCGTCGCCTGCTTCGGCTATCAAGGGTTCAGCAACGCGAAGTTCGGCCGCATCGAGTGCCACGAAACGATCAACGCGTTCGCTCGCGAGATTCTGCTGACGTCGAAACAGCGACTGGAAGCTGGCGGCTGGCGCGTCGTCCACGGCATCGTCGACTCCATCTGGGTGACCCCGGACCCCGACATCGACAACGATGACCGCGAGGACCTCGGGACGCTCGCGACGGAGATCACGGAACGCGTCGAGATTCGGCTCGAACACGAGGCCCACTACGACTGGGTGGCGTTCGTGCCGCAGCGCGAGAGCGACGCCGGCGCGCTGACGAAGTACTTCGGCAAGGTCGCCGGCGACGACGACTTCAAGATCAGAGGCATCGAAGCCCGGCAGCGCTCGACCCCGCCGTTCATCGAGAACGTCCAGCGGGACTGTCTCGAACGGCTCGACGCGACTCGATCTCCGGACGCCGTACTCGACTGTCTCCAGGACGCGATCAAATGCCTCCACGCTGGAACGGTGCCGGTTGAGCAGCTCGTCGAACGGAATCGTGTCTCCAAGCCGCTGGAAGGGTACACGCAGAACACACAGAACGTGGCGGCGCTGAAGCGGGCTCGGGACCAGGACCTCGCCATCTACCCAGGACAGGATATCGAGTACGTGGTCGTCGACGACGAGAAGAGTTCTCGAGGGCGGGTCGCGTTGGCCCACGAAGAGATAGAGTCGTACGATGCGTCGTACTACGAGACGCAACTCGTCAGAGCTGTCGAGAGTGTGCTGGCACCGCTTGGCTGGGATCGGACAGAAGTTCGACGCGAGATCGCGGAAACTCGGGAAACGGACTTGACCGCCTTCACCGAGATTGGAAGAAGTTAA
- a CDS encoding SOS response-associated peptidase, with the protein MCGRNSLFIDRADLEARFDAEVVADGGYTPQYNIAPGEDLYIITNEASDEIDAYHWGLIPFWADEHEEGIINARSETAGEKRVFERAWESRPCLVLSSGFYEWKSPNGGSKQPYRIHREDDPAFAMAGLWDVWEGDDETISCVTILTTEPNDLMNSIHDRMPLVLPQDAESDWLAADPDTRKELCQPYPKDDLDAYEISTRVNNPGNDDPQVIEPLDHEQSGLGEFSSG; encoded by the coding sequence ATGTGTGGTCGAAACTCGCTTTTCATCGATCGGGCCGACCTCGAGGCCCGTTTCGATGCGGAGGTCGTCGCTGACGGCGGGTATACACCCCAATACAACATCGCGCCAGGTGAGGACCTCTACATCATCACGAACGAGGCCTCCGACGAGATCGACGCCTACCACTGGGGGCTGATTCCGTTCTGGGCGGATGAGCACGAGGAGGGCATCATCAACGCTCGCTCCGAGACTGCCGGCGAGAAACGCGTCTTCGAGCGGGCGTGGGAATCACGTCCCTGTCTTGTCCTCTCGTCGGGGTTCTACGAGTGGAAATCACCGAACGGCGGGTCGAAACAACCCTACCGGATTCACCGGGAGGACGACCCCGCGTTTGCGATGGCCGGGCTCTGGGACGTCTGGGAGGGCGACGACGAGACGATTTCGTGCGTGACAATTCTCACAACGGAGCCGAACGACCTGATGAACTCAATCCACGACCGGATGCCGCTCGTCCTTCCACAGGACGCGGAATCTGACTGGCTCGCCGCAGATCCGGACACCCGCAAAGAACTGTGCCAGCCGTATCCGAAGGACGATCTAGACGCTTACGAGATCTCGACGCGAGTTAACAACCCCGGCAACGACGATCCCCAGGTCATCGAGCCGCTGGACCACGAGCAATCAGGCCTCGGCGAGTTCAGTTCGGGATAG
- a CDS encoding Cdc6/Cdc18 family protein, protein MIRDARVLRAGFVPREVEHRDAEVNHLSSVLEPITNGEPADTAIVTGPSGTGKTCISKFVTERLREEVLDVEAIYVNCWRNYTRFRTLYQILDDLGATIDIHRQSTPHDELVDRLQQHDGPRTVVILDEVDQLEDPSVIYDLHSLPQFAIICIANKEEELFSRVDDRLVSRLRSSEHVRMDKYHDEQLYDILSARAKWGLDEDVITDDQLYRMADAAAGDARLAIGILRTAAGKADRENHERITDDILLDAAEDARAQIKQKSLDSLTPHQRVVYDVVREHGPVGPSEIHERYTEDVDDPRTKRTIRTYLSKMEQYNLLEAEGTSRDREYSLVDSAAASPMQ, encoded by the coding sequence ATGATCCGCGATGCTCGCGTTCTCCGCGCCGGATTCGTCCCTCGGGAAGTTGAGCATCGCGACGCGGAAGTTAACCACCTCTCTAGCGTCCTCGAGCCCATCACGAACGGAGAACCCGCCGACACCGCTATCGTCACCGGACCCAGCGGAACGGGGAAGACGTGTATCTCGAAGTTCGTCACGGAACGACTGCGCGAGGAGGTCCTCGACGTCGAGGCCATCTACGTCAACTGCTGGCGTAACTACACCCGATTTCGGACGCTCTACCAGATTCTCGACGACCTCGGCGCGACCATCGACATCCACCGGCAGTCGACGCCGCACGACGAACTTGTTGATCGCCTCCAGCAGCACGACGGCCCGCGAACCGTCGTCATCCTCGACGAGGTCGACCAGCTCGAAGACCCCAGCGTCATCTACGACCTCCACAGCCTCCCGCAGTTCGCAATCATCTGCATCGCGAACAAGGAAGAGGAGCTGTTCAGCCGCGTCGACGACCGCCTCGTGAGCCGACTGCGCTCCAGCGAGCACGTCCGGATGGACAAGTACCACGACGAGCAGCTGTACGACATCCTGAGTGCTCGGGCAAAGTGGGGGCTCGACGAGGACGTCATCACCGACGACCAGCTCTACCGGATGGCCGACGCGGCCGCCGGCGACGCCCGCCTCGCAATCGGCATCCTTCGAACGGCCGCCGGCAAGGCAGATCGCGAGAATCACGAGCGTATCACCGACGACATTCTCCTGGACGCCGCCGAGGATGCTCGGGCCCAGATCAAGCAGAAGAGCCTCGACTCGCTCACGCCGCACCAGCGCGTCGTCTACGACGTCGTTCGCGAGCACGGCCCGGTCGGGCCGAGCGAAATTCACGAGCGCTATACCGAGGACGTCGATGATCCGCGGACGAAGCGGACTATCCGCACGTACCTCTCGAAGATGGAGCAGTACAACCTCCTCGAGGCGGAAGGGACGAGTCGAGACCGAGAGTACTCGCTCGTCGATTCGGCAGCGGCGTCGCCGATGCAGTGA
- a CDS encoding BrxE family protein yields the protein MTPADVADVFASTRETLEKAGMADDFFLDLVASRLIVERVGESSNQDWWESRVLSGTGRTRLSEVTPKTRLKSRITLALKVGRKAESDRVADDSISLFSFGPQIESRLTAAIEELESNDELTFEALEDLSVQPLEEGWTDSIITATASNISSSDTTEPQQNPGTGESYLVGERSYTQDEIEPDKWRILTTLLRGYGQCTDQLQVPYYTLESELKSENA from the coding sequence ATGACCCCTGCTGACGTCGCTGACGTGTTCGCCTCGACCAGAGAAACGCTTGAGAAAGCAGGTATGGCCGATGACTTCTTTCTGGATCTTGTCGCTTCCCGCCTTATAGTAGAACGGGTCGGTGAATCGAGTAATCAGGATTGGTGGGAGTCACGGGTTCTGTCTGGGACTGGTCGCACCCGGCTGTCTGAAGTAACCCCAAAAACACGGCTGAAATCCCGAATCACTCTCGCATTGAAAGTCGGCCGCAAAGCAGAATCGGATCGAGTTGCTGATGACTCAATCTCGCTTTTCTCCTTTGGGCCCCAGATAGAATCACGCCTTACCGCTGCAATCGAGGAACTGGAGAGCAACGACGAACTGACGTTTGAAGCACTCGAAGACCTGTCGGTCCAGCCGCTGGAAGAGGGCTGGACAGACAGTATTATTACCGCAACTGCGTCGAATATCTCCAGTTCAGACACCACTGAGCCTCAGCAGAATCCAGGGACGGGTGAATCATATCTGGTTGGCGAGAGAAGTTATACGCAAGATGAGATTGAGCCCGACAAATGGAGAATCCTCACCACTCTCCTCCGGGGCTACGGGCAGTGCACCGACCAGCTTCAGGTGCCGTACTACACCCTTGAGTCAGAACTTAAATCAGAGAACGCGTGA
- a CDS encoding BrxA family protein: MSNEPVEPEDGEEVENEESLDPKIAHHSTYIDETKRILQTYVECGSYEELERRVVEGNILNKNTDEYRTNILREVTRRHIPDKEEYTETPLMQVITSEVRSDVIDWCLYYEFAQDPFIRLVTTDFLYPEFERGTLSVQAVDIVEFIESIQENYADLRDRSESTINEAATKYLTALRNFGLLEGTQRKEFAVTYIPDETIAYVVYRLFQKDVNSASEIIEHDDWKLFLMNESEVQRRIRDISPQYVNYEKRGSTQRLVRKHDSMEDLIDAF, translated from the coding sequence ATGAGTAACGAACCCGTCGAACCAGAGGATGGAGAAGAGGTAGAGAACGAAGAGAGCCTCGACCCGAAAATCGCCCATCACAGCACGTACATCGACGAGACGAAACGGATTCTCCAAACCTACGTCGAATGTGGTTCCTACGAGGAGCTGGAACGCCGTGTCGTCGAGGGGAATATCCTGAACAAGAATACTGACGAATATAGAACGAACATTCTTCGGGAGGTTACGCGTCGACACATCCCCGACAAAGAGGAGTACACCGAGACCCCGCTGATGCAGGTGATAACCTCGGAGGTCCGTAGTGACGTTATCGACTGGTGTCTCTACTACGAGTTCGCCCAAGATCCGTTCATCCGACTCGTTACCACCGATTTCCTCTACCCCGAATTTGAGCGTGGAACGCTCTCCGTCCAAGCAGTCGACATCGTAGAGTTCATCGAATCGATTCAGGAGAACTACGCCGACCTGCGGGATCGCTCTGAGTCAACAATAAACGAGGCCGCTACGAAGTACCTCACCGCCCTCCGCAACTTCGGTCTCTTAGAGGGAACCCAACGGAAGGAATTTGCAGTCACATACATCCCTGATGAGACTATCGCGTACGTGGTGTATCGACTATTCCAGAAAGACGTGAACTCGGCATCAGAGATTATTGAACACGACGACTGGAAACTGTTCCTTATGAACGAGTCGGAAGTACAGCGACGGATTCGAGATATCTCCCCGCAGTACGTAAATTATGAGAAACGTGGCTCTACACAACGACTCGTGAGAAAGCACGACAGTATGGAGGATCTCATCGATGCCTTCTGA
- a CDS encoding BREX protein BrxB domain-containing protein, with amino-acid sequence MPSEFQERLEEVERLVRDDRDEVGKRAGVPFIVFTYDPGDEIEVDEEVRNLIEKLEYHDQNVAAIDMRDLVFTILEERGILDNVIDLERRDKEQLLDGLKSSLLDDGEMGKLASAIAEQAETADTVIVYRMGILYPFASASTLMGQLETNTPDETPIVFCYPATVDDKSLRFLDESEGTYYRARVIGHE; translated from the coding sequence ATGCCTTCTGAGTTCCAGGAACGGCTCGAAGAGGTCGAACGGCTCGTTCGAGATGACCGTGACGAGGTCGGGAAGCGAGCGGGGGTCCCATTCATCGTATTCACGTACGACCCGGGCGACGAAATTGAGGTCGATGAAGAGGTTCGAAACCTCATCGAGAAACTGGAATATCACGACCAGAACGTCGCAGCAATCGATATGCGTGATCTGGTCTTCACGATCCTCGAAGAACGCGGGATTCTGGATAACGTCATTGACCTCGAACGCCGAGACAAAGAGCAGCTACTCGACGGCCTGAAATCGTCGCTGCTGGACGACGGTGAGATGGGGAAGCTGGCTTCAGCAATCGCCGAACAGGCAGAGACAGCAGATACTGTCATCGTCTACCGGATGGGTATTCTCTATCCGTTTGCAAGCGCGTCCACTCTGATGGGACAATTAGAAACGAATACGCCGGACGAGACCCCAATCGTATTCTGTTACCCGGCGACAGTCGATGACAAGAGCTTAAGATTCCTCGATGAATCTGAAGGAACATATTACCGCGCAAGGGTGATCGGACATGAGTGA
- the brxC gene encoding BREX system P-loop protein BrxC, with the protein MLPEIFKSLGKGSDDQLAGSERTLIDVTQSVLKDEEYLYNEELGALVTLDMIFDEISNDIPSSDVKSIREAKPKDADTETARRVLKSLYLLQQLPWIPNTADNIATSLQRELGPTQELEGEVEDTLDALVDAGFVGRSEEGYRFLRETERELENEIKGIEVGPGDIRRSSKRFLNDILDETSRVNYEGKTFQLNLNIDGEEITSKGYIDLKTYSPIYQRYEDLDPDGLKTQSFSEDDSLYWIADDEKQHTIYDKLKSIYQINTVVKEKRGNELSQEEQEALGQKQEDLQRLRSEVEREFKRSFQRGVLIYNGDTEEFDATNTSLSSLVSRKTDNAIPKVFHKFNHGSASVKDRHIKDIFGDLDKSSTPAALTELGVIQDGDLLAEAYIASEVEDEIQSREKAGQDRTGDDLISHFAQPPYGWSRNVVRLAAAVLFRHGAIIPTYKERTYSTYTEDGAQELFTQVTKFKNTSFDERETVDVETREDAKQLLDRLFDRKVQSTDQAVDEGIREEANTWESTTSTLLSQLRRVGFPLADDVEDFQNRLNNLLQQPTSAKRIKKFAEFEDELENLAKTAKAVAEFCGETGGENHLKEYETIQDFISGEWETLVDEAADHDIVHISDEARDAADRVKNTLDTEGVIEQWNDVKTDYRTAAEAFASTYEELYEQRYETYTASIENVRAYAGDDIDDNDLESAISDLTERQGEGSVDLDISSKDHINPTPSLTRLIEHIQTVDAYESAAKNEIDDIEDDDDDGKTRKKVDTSDIFGNTVVTEVDDIEKPITDLREKVEELLDQEGDVEIRFR; encoded by the coding sequence ATCCTTCCGGAAATTTTCAAGTCACTCGGAAAAGGCTCCGACGATCAGTTGGCCGGGAGTGAGCGGACGCTGATTGACGTCACACAGAGCGTCCTTAAAGACGAGGAGTACCTCTACAACGAGGAACTTGGGGCGCTGGTCACGCTGGACATGATCTTCGACGAGATCAGCAACGACATTCCCAGCAGTGACGTCAAATCCATCCGCGAGGCGAAACCGAAGGACGCCGACACGGAGACCGCACGGCGCGTCCTCAAATCTCTCTACCTCCTCCAGCAGCTCCCCTGGATTCCGAACACAGCGGACAACATTGCCACGTCACTCCAGCGTGAACTCGGGCCAACCCAGGAGTTGGAGGGCGAGGTGGAGGATACGCTTGACGCGCTCGTCGACGCCGGCTTTGTCGGCCGGAGCGAAGAAGGATACCGGTTCCTCCGCGAAACTGAACGTGAGCTCGAAAACGAGATTAAGGGGATCGAAGTCGGTCCTGGCGACATCCGCCGGTCGTCCAAGCGCTTCCTGAACGACATCCTCGACGAAACCTCTCGCGTCAACTACGAGGGGAAGACGTTCCAGCTGAACTTGAACATCGACGGTGAGGAGATCACGTCTAAGGGCTACATCGACCTGAAGACCTACTCGCCGATCTACCAGCGATACGAGGACCTCGACCCGGACGGTCTGAAGACGCAGAGCTTCAGTGAGGACGATTCCCTCTACTGGATCGCCGACGACGAGAAGCAACACACCATCTACGACAAGCTGAAATCGATCTACCAGATCAACACCGTCGTCAAAGAGAAGCGCGGGAACGAACTCAGCCAGGAAGAACAGGAAGCACTCGGACAGAAGCAAGAGGACCTCCAGCGCCTCCGCAGCGAAGTCGAGCGCGAGTTCAAACGCAGCTTCCAACGCGGCGTACTGATCTACAACGGCGATACCGAGGAGTTCGACGCGACCAACACCTCACTCAGTTCGCTCGTATCACGGAAGACAGACAACGCCATCCCGAAGGTCTTCCACAAGTTCAACCACGGTTCTGCTTCAGTGAAGGACCGTCATATCAAGGACATATTCGGTGACCTTGATAAGTCGTCAACTCCCGCAGCCCTCACCGAACTGGGTGTCATTCAGGACGGAGACCTTCTTGCGGAAGCATACATCGCGTCTGAAGTCGAAGACGAAATCCAGAGCCGCGAAAAAGCCGGTCAAGACCGTACTGGAGACGACCTAATCAGCCACTTCGCACAGCCGCCATACGGCTGGAGCAGAAACGTCGTCAGACTCGCCGCTGCCGTCCTCTTCCGACACGGTGCTATCATCCCGACGTACAAGGAGCGAACGTACAGCACGTATACGGAGGACGGCGCACAGGAGCTGTTCACCCAGGTTACGAAGTTCAAGAACACCTCCTTCGACGAGCGGGAGACTGTTGACGTCGAAACGCGAGAGGACGCAAAGCAACTCCTCGACCGGCTGTTCGACCGCAAAGTCCAATCCACCGACCAAGCAGTCGATGAGGGGATCCGCGAGGAAGCGAATACATGGGAGTCTACCACGAGCACCCTGCTTTCGCAATTGCGGCGAGTAGGCTTCCCGCTGGCCGACGACGTCGAGGACTTCCAGAACAGACTCAACAACCTCCTCCAGCAGCCCACCTCCGCCAAGCGCATCAAGAAGTTCGCCGAGTTCGAGGACGAACTGGAGAACCTCGCTAAAACGGCAAAAGCAGTTGCCGAGTTCTGTGGCGAAACGGGTGGCGAGAACCACCTGAAGGAGTACGAAACGATTCAGGACTTCATCTCTGGAGAGTGGGAAACACTCGTGGATGAAGCAGCTGATCACGACATCGTTCACATAAGCGACGAAGCTCGTGACGCTGCTGACCGCGTCAAGAACACGCTGGACACCGAGGGTGTCATTGAGCAGTGGAACGACGTCAAGACCGATTATCGGACTGCAGCGGAGGCCTTCGCCTCGACGTACGAGGAACTGTACGAACAGCGCTATGAGACCTACACTGCGTCCATCGAAAACGTCCGTGCGTACGCAGGTGACGACATCGACGACAATGACCTGGAGTCGGCAATATCGGACTTGACGGAGCGCCAGGGCGAGGGATCGGTCGATCTGGACATCTCCAGCAAGGACCACATCAACCCCACACCTTCGCTCACACGCCTTATCGAGCACATCCAGACTGTCGATGCGTACGAGAGCGCAGCAAAGAACGAAATCGACGACATCGAGGATGATGACGACGATGGGAAGACCCGCAAGAAAGTGGACACGTCCGACATCTTCGGGAACACCGTCGTGACTGAGGTTGACGACATCGAGAAGCCAATCACCGACCTCCGAGAGAAGGTCGAAGAACTCCTTGACCAAGAGGGAGACGTCGAGATCCGGTTCCGGTAG